The Paenibacillus uliginis N3/975 genome has a window encoding:
- the map gene encoding type I methionyl aminopeptidase translates to MVIIKSKHEIEAIRKACQVVAECHRTIAPLIKPGITTNEIERIFEDIMLKHGAKPYQKGYKGYQYATCASANDVIAHGFPSNKPLEESDIVTIDTVAELDGWLGDSAWSYAVGQISPTAEKLMRVTKECLDLGIEQAQPGNRLGDVTSAIQRHAESHGFGVVRDLLAHGIGRDLHEEPTYMHVGKPGKGLRIKEGMVFTIEPMITEGTYFMTIDPDGWTARTMDNKLAAQYEHTIAITAEGPQILTAQ, encoded by the coding sequence ATGGTCATTATAAAAAGCAAGCATGAAATTGAGGCTATCCGCAAGGCATGCCAAGTGGTGGCTGAATGCCATCGTACAATCGCCCCGCTTATCAAACCGGGTATTACCACTAACGAGATTGAGCGCATATTCGAGGACATTATGTTGAAGCACGGCGCAAAGCCATACCAGAAAGGCTATAAGGGCTATCAATATGCGACCTGTGCCTCCGCCAACGATGTGATCGCACATGGCTTCCCTAGCAATAAGCCACTTGAGGAAAGCGATATCGTGACGATCGACACGGTCGCTGAGCTCGATGGCTGGCTCGGCGATTCGGCCTGGAGTTATGCGGTCGGGCAGATCTCGCCGACGGCCGAGAAGTTGATGCGTGTCACGAAGGAATGTCTTGACCTGGGCATCGAGCAGGCGCAGCCCGGCAATCGACTCGGCGACGTGACGAGCGCGATTCAGCGGCATGCGGAATCACACGGTTTCGGCGTCGTGCGCGACCTTCTCGCCCATGGAATCGGCCGCGACCTGCACGAGGAGCCGACTTATATGCATGTCGGCAAGCCTGGAAAAGGCCTCCGTATCAAGGAAGGTATGGTGTTCACGATTGAGCCCATGATCACCGAAGGCACCTACTTCATGACAATCGATCCGGACGGCTGGACCGCACGGACGATGGACAACAAGCTCGCCGCCCAATACGAGCATACGATCGCCATCACGGCTGAAGGTCCACAAATTTTGACCGCGCAATAG
- a CDS encoding TetR/AcrR family transcriptional regulator produces the protein MCPRTKEQNELIRIQRREQILDVAARSYFRTGGSFDIRDVAREAGLGYGTVYHYYPNRHLLIEDVLGSGFERCEQVIAKWANISGSPPDDWQLLTYCKALLRLWQSDARAYLVYKMAAEHYAGLPERDRHHAKRKFMERLYVPLQSIAQCEDDSVDHMLAVLVGCCGLHYYAGNSDLDVDRIARLAMQAITKES, from the coding sequence ATGTGCCCCCGTACCAAAGAACAAAATGAGCTCATACGCATACAGCGCAGAGAACAGATCCTGGACGTCGCCGCGCGCTCCTACTTTCGCACGGGCGGCAGCTTTGATATTCGCGACGTCGCCCGCGAGGCAGGGCTTGGTTACGGCACAGTATACCATTATTACCCCAACCGGCATTTATTAATAGAAGATGTGTTAGGAAGCGGCTTCGAGCGATGCGAGCAAGTTATCGCAAAATGGGCGAACATCAGCGGCAGCCCCCCGGATGACTGGCAGTTGTTGACGTATTGTAAAGCGCTGCTCCGGCTGTGGCAGTCGGACGCCCGCGCATATCTCGTCTACAAAATGGCGGCGGAACATTATGCAGGCTTGCCTGAAAGGGATCGACACCACGCCAAAAGAAAATTTATGGAACGGCTGTACGTTCCACTCCAATCGATCGCCCAGTGCGAAGACGACAGCGTCGACCATATGCTTGCCGTGCTGGTCGGTTGCTGTGGGCTGCACTACTATGCGGGCAATTCCGACCTGGACGTCGATCGAATCGCCCGACTCGCTATGCAAGCTATTACGAAGGAGTCCTGA
- a CDS encoding phosphotransferase-like protein translates to MERRELARGDGHPGLAKSQFFTVHADYDYDINVDTFKYNPEECALQIKEMRNLD, encoded by the coding sequence CTGGAACGTAGGGAGCTAGCACGTGGCGATGGCCATCCTGGTTTAGCAAAATCGCAGTTCTTCACGGTCCACGCCGATTATGATTACGATATTAACGTTGATACGTTTAAATACAATCCAGAGGAATGTGCTTTGCAGATCAAAGAAATGCGGAATTTGGACTAG
- a CDS encoding AAA family ATPase, producing MASLHLMVGLPCSGKTTLARQLETKYSALRFTPDEWHIRLFGHDFGDNMTESDETKHDSRHDSVEFLMWEVASRVLILGVDVILDFGCWVRSQRDEFRSRANNLGADFKIHFVDVPEEVLFERLEARNVMYPEGTFFIPKAKLKEWIQIFEPPSPEELETSAD from the coding sequence GTGGCGTCCCTTCATTTAATGGTTGGTCTCCCTTGTAGCGGTAAGACTACTTTGGCTCGTCAACTCGAAACGAAATACTCTGCACTTCGCTTTACTCCCGATGAATGGCATATCCGTTTATTTGGGCATGATTTCGGGGATAACATGACGGAATCTGACGAAACAAAGCATGACTCTAGACATGACTCTGTGGAATTCCTAATGTGGGAAGTGGCATCTAGAGTTTTAATTCTTGGTGTTGATGTTATTCTGGATTTTGGATGCTGGGTTCGAAGTCAACGAGATGAGTTTCGATCTCGAGCTAATAACCTTGGGGCTGACTTTAAAATTCATTTTGTTGATGTGCCTGAAGAAGTGTTGTTTGAACGTCTAGAAGCTAGAAATGTGATGTACCCAGAGGGCACTTTTTTCATACCCAAAGCTAAACTTAAAGAATGGATACAAATTTTCGAGCCACCTTCACCAGAGGAACTTGAAACTTCTGCCGATTAA
- a CDS encoding tyrosine-type recombinase/integrase has translation MLMKELGDLDITEITLTLLKEYLAKQSNRLKPSSLGHRIRFVRSLFRYAFEETYLTSNPSLKLREPKMDKRIPKFLIEEDVIHLKISCQSLRERALLEFLYSTGCRVGEVEKINIEDLNWENCSAIVNGKGSKQREVYFTTERKVWLKKYLASREDNCRALFVTDTHPSRRMAIPMIRWALKRLAGRGELEVNLYPHRFRHTYACQLLDNGAPLDFIQGMLGHEKASTTQIYAQLRGERRRELYRRFF, from the coding sequence ATGCTGATGAAGGAACTCGGTGACCTGGATATAACCGAGATAACTTTAACTCTGCTGAAGGAGTACTTAGCGAAGCAATCTAATCGGTTGAAGCCAAGTAGCCTAGGACATCGGATTCGGTTTGTTCGTTCCCTTTTTCGCTATGCTTTTGAAGAAACATACTTGACTTCTAATCCCTCCCTAAAACTACGAGAACCTAAAATGGATAAAAGAATTCCTAAGTTTTTAATCGAGGAAGATGTAATTCACTTAAAGATCTCTTGTCAATCACTGAGGGAAAGGGCGCTACTTGAGTTTCTCTACAGTACGGGCTGCCGGGTTGGTGAAGTGGAGAAGATAAATATCGAGGATCTTAACTGGGAAAACTGCTCTGCAATTGTTAATGGCAAGGGTTCAAAGCAGAGAGAGGTTTATTTCACGACAGAGCGCAAAGTGTGGCTAAAGAAGTATCTGGCCAGCCGTGAAGACAACTGTAGAGCTTTATTCGTAACCGATACACATCCGAGTAGACGAATGGCCATTCCTATGATCAGGTGGGCGTTGAAACGGCTTGCAGGCCGAGGAGAGCTTGAAGTAAATCTATATCCGCATCGATTTCGTCATACCTATGCGTGCCAACTCCTCGATAATGGAGCGCCTTTAGATTTCATTCAAGGCATGCTAGGGCATGAAAAAGCATCAACCACTCAAATATATGCTCAGCTGCGCGGCGAACGACGACGAGAACTTTATCGTCGATTTTTTTAG
- a CDS encoding NUDIX hydrolase has protein sequence MIKDWHFRDETSVCLFRTVGVLLRNNKILVQCDKGIYALPGGHVKIGETSEETLIREYIEETGAKIICNRLLWVEETFWEWGNKDAHGIVFYYQISLENNTDIPDDYFISQKDNCNIMLKWVSIEELKQLHIYPTFIKEKIDNIPDGIERIISFE, from the coding sequence ATGATAAAAGATTGGCACTTTAGAGACGAAACTTCCGTATGTCTTTTCAGAACAGTCGGTGTATTATTACGAAATAATAAAATTCTTGTTCAATGTGATAAAGGTATTTATGCCTTACCTGGAGGGCATGTGAAAATAGGTGAAACGTCAGAAGAAACTCTTATAAGAGAATACATAGAGGAAACAGGAGCTAAAATAATATGTAATCGGCTTCTTTGGGTGGAAGAAACGTTTTGGGAATGGGGCAATAAAGATGCTCATGGAATCGTTTTTTACTATCAAATTTCATTAGAAAACAACACCGACATACCTGATGACTATTTTATATCACAGAAAGACAATTGCAATATTATGCTAAAATGGGTCTCAATAGAGGAACTGAAACAGCTACATATTTATCCAACATTTATCAAAGAAAAAATTGATAATATTCCAGATGGTATAGAACGCATTATTAGTTTTGAATAG